AGCCTTTCCTCGACAAAATCACAGGTGCTTTACACTCCTGGACAGTTAAGTGTCTCTCCTTCGCTGGAAAGATTACGTTACTCAGTTCAGTCATTTATGGAATGGTCAATTTTTGGAGCGATGTCTTTGTTTTGCCAAAAGCTTTCTATGCAAAAGTAGATTCCTTATGTGCGGCTTTTCTATGGAGAAATGGCACGTCCAGCCCTAGAGGTGCTAGGGTAGCTCGGACTGATATTTGCAAACCGAAACAGGAAGGTAGGTTGGGTATCAGGCGGTTGGAAGACTTTGAAACAATTTTCCGGCTCAAGAGAGTTTGGAATTTCTTTTCCGTATTAGGATCTCTGTGGGTTGCTTGGATAAAGAATCATATTTTCCAGCGGAATGGCTTCTGGTTAACACCAGACTCAACGCGCTTCTCTGCTACAATTAGAAGCATGCTACAACTGCGACCTATACTGTCCCACTATATGCAGTGTGTAATTGGTGATGGAGCTTCTGCGAGTTTCTGGTATGATTCATGTACATTTCTAGGACCTCTAATTGAGGTTTCAGGAGAGAGCGGTCCTCGGAGTATGAGGCTGAGAAAGAGTGCTTCTGTTGGTGATGCAACAACGGATGCAAGGTCACCTGAAATTCAAGAGATCCAGACAGCAATCACTGTAGTAGAGCCGCCAGCTCCATCAAATGGACCAGACATTTTTCAATGGAGTAAGTCCAATGACACTTTTGGCTCTGCGTTTTCCTCCAAAGTCACTTGGGAGAACCTTCGAGAGCATGCTGCCACAGTCTACTGGCATAAAGCAATATGGTTCAAGAAACGTATTCCGAGAGACTCGTTCATGGCTTGGCTGGCTTTGTTATGGCATCTGCCTACTAAAGACAGGTTGTTATGTTGGGGTATGAACGTTACAGGGGAGTGTGTGCTATGTTCCTCTGCTATGGAAACACACCACCATCTTTTCTTTGAATGCAATTACTCTTCAGTGATCTGGAATGCTTTTGCCTCCCAAATTTGGTCTAATCCGCCATCAAACTTGCACGCTGCAGCAGCTTGGATTCTATCACCTCCGCACCGTTCCAACTACAACGCCTCCACTCTCGCAAAGCTTCTCTTCCAGTCCAACATCTATGTCATTTGAAAGGAAAGAAATGTGCGCATCTTCACTTCAGTATCCTCCCCAGCATCAGTCCTGCATCTGTCTCTGGACCGGCTGCTTAGGGATCGGATGTTGTCTCTTCCAACAAGGTCGTCAGCCCAACCGTCCTTGCTCCAATTCTATTTTCTCACTTACAGACCGTTTTGAAGTTCTCTCAGTTTGTTTCATGTTTTGGTGTTTTAGTTACCGTTTTGTGTAATAAGTTGAAATCAACATTGTGGAAAATCAAAAATGGTACTAATATTAACATTTTACCGGAAAAAAAAACGGAAAGAGTATATATTGGCGTCATGTATTTTATCAACGTGACCGCAAAATCCGCAAGGCTACAGTGTCACGTGTCTTCTTATTGTTGGGTTGAAATCTTACCGACAAACAGATCCTAGTCGGGTCCACGTGCGTAATGAGATCACTTCAATGTCCTTTACTCCCCTGTCCCTTTTGTCTAATTACGACGCTTAAATTTGTTAATACATCACTCGGTAGTCATTGTACTATGCAATTATTCCCAAATTAGTTCTTTTGGTAAACTTCCGAAATTAGTTATGTACAAATATGATTTGCTAAGAAAACCTGCCTTCCATTCAGAAATCTTTGCGAAAGCTGTGATTTATCAATTTGTTATATTCAGTCGCGGAGGCAGCATGCAATTAGGGTGCTCAAATGACTCATATGAAAAAAAAAATTTACTTGTATTTTGCCTTCTAAAATTTGATGAAATGTTAAAGAACTAACATATTGACCCTTATAAATTGTAGTTGTTATCAAATTGACTCTAGTTAAAGAACTAACATATTGACCCTTAAAAATTGTAGTTGATTAAGTGTTCCCAAAATCATTGTTATTTTTCACTGTGTCGAATAGCTTGTAATATTTTGGTTATCACTCTCTACTTCAAATTTAAAATAGACCAGTATTCCTAAATTCATTGTATAAAATAAATACCATACATCAAATCATATACAGGTTGAGCTGATAACAAACATGCACGGAAATATCCTGATAGGCTGATATCCACTACCAATGATCACTAGATTCCGAAATCTTAAGCACCATATATTTCTCGTAAACAATCAACACTAGTAACGTTATGCAAGTGTTTCCGATAACAATAATAATTATCTGGTTAACACGCGTACAAATAATGTTAATATTTGCTGGTGAGGGAAGCTATGCTGTAAAATGCGATACTTAGAATATATTAAGACATAAACTGCGTAGGCAGCATTCAAATGGCATTGTCCAAAAGGAGCATAAAATGAAATATGTGGGGGCCAGTCTTTCTTGCATGTGATTCTTAACTCACCTCTCATATCATCTCCAACGATATCCCGTCCGTTGGTAAACTTTTTAACGGTTACGGATGACAGGAAACGACGATGTGGTAAGTGTACCATGTTAAAGGGATTATCCTTTCGGGTTAGTGTACAGTATCGCTAGAACCCAGCGATCTGATTGATGATCTGATTTACAGCTCCATGTAAATGTATATACTGGAGTAGTATTTTTCTATCCTGGCTGAACTTTTCACATTTTTAGAAAGAAAAAAATTACTTTTTTTTGGCAAAAAAAACTTTCCTTCACATTGATTGTTTCATTTAATACAGCTGGGAGAGTCGGACAATAGTTTAAAAAAATATAGAAGACAGGGCCACAGAAAAAGTTTTCAGAAGACTTGTTTAGATACAACAAGGCTCTCCTCTCACAAAACTATCAACCAATAACTAACAGCCTAGACAACATTTTTCAAAGTTACAATAATTAATATTAGTATTAATCGATAAGAACCGTAAATAACATCTGACTAATTAAAAAGGATAAAAGAAAAATTCACACTTACGATTTTGTTTCCCATGGTAAAGAAACCAAGAAAAAAAAAGAGAGTTTTACTAATACTATATTTAGTAAAACTATTTAATCATTCACTTTTAGCATTTATTCGCTGACAACCCGATAAGATTATTCTCCAGATCGTAAGTGATACGTGTCCCTTGCTGCTGCACGTTCCCTATGATCGACAACTCAGACGACGTCGGAGCAAAAGCGAAGCAGAACGTTCCCGCGTCATCAATAGGTATCAAGTAATTCTTCGCCGGCAAATCGATCGACTTACCGCCGGTGAAATGAAACGCCACCGTCGGGACATTCACGGAGGACATAGACGAGAAGTCGTAGCAAGTGTCGAACAGAGAGATGCTCGACGTCGCGTTCTTGAAATCCTTCGCGAGTTTGACAAACGCGTCGCGGAGCGCGTTATAGGCCTCCGTCTGGAGACGAGTCACGGCGGTTCCGCAGTCCAAGATCACTCCTCCGGCTCCCGCGGCGTCGACCTCGAACACCGACGAAGGGATCTCGACTTTCTCGCCGCCGACGCTGAATCCGCTGAGTCCCACGTAGTAGAAAGTGTCGATCTTTTTGTTTCGGAGAAGCGGCGCCATCGCGTCTCCGTCGCCGATTTTGACCGAGTTGAAATCGAGGCTCGACGAGTTCCCCGCGTCGCGATCCACGAGGCAGTAAGAAAACGACGTCGCGTTGATTTGATTAGTCATCGACAAAGCTCCGCCTCCTAAACCGAGTAAACCGGCCGCTCCCATGAAGAGACCCTCGTTATCGTGACCACACCCCAAAGCGACGTCGTTTACTTTACCCGAGTCGCCAAACGTCACCGTATCGGTCGCGTACTCTCCAACGGTGAAAGACCCGTCTCCGTAACTAACTTGGTATAGACACTTGTTTGAGCGACACGTGGAGACTTCTAGAGACGCGCACTGTGGAGCTGCGCACGATAGCGGCTTGTACGTCGAAGATTCAGCCGGGTCGAAAACCGGGTCGGATTGTTCGTAGCAGTCGGAGCAAGGCTTGCACTGGAGCCAGTTCACGTCGCTTCCGGTGTCGAGCACCATGTACATCTCCTTCGCCGGAGTTCCGACGCCGATTCTCGAGAAATACTCGCCGCTTCCTTGGCTAGCTCCGGAGACGACGGGCGTCGTCAGCTCCTCGGGGTTGTACATGGTCTCGTCGTTGTAAACGGGTTTGAGATCGGATCTGTTGACGCCCTCGACGGAGAATCTGACTTTCGCGGCGATTGCGGCGACTCGGGATGAGTCTCGCTCGAGTCGGCTCAGTACTAGGCTTTTGTAGTCTTTGTGGTGTGGTGCGAGGAGAGTGTCTCGGGAGTGAAGCTGTAGAGTGAGTGGAGAAGATGAGTTGAGAAAAAAGGGGATGGATTTGGATTCGAACTCGGGTCTGGTGGTTGTGGTGAGTGAGGAACGGGTCGGGTCGATGGAGAGGATGTGTTGTGTTTGCTGGAGAGATGAGGCGACGTTGAGTACGGTCGTTTTATGTGGAGTTGATAGAGAGCGAGAGGAAGCATTGGACGCGAAGAGGAAAAGAGAGAGAGTGATGACGGAGAGGAGAGAGAAGAATCTGGCGAGAGCCATTTTCCCGGCGGAGGTGATGAGTTAAGAGTTAAGTACAAGGGCAAAGAGGAGGAGATGTTTTACTTATAGGAAAAAAAGAAAGGACGACTTCAGTTGACTCCCCCAGTTCCAACTATTTAATCATACACTCAAACTAAACTAAGAGATGTTTCTTATATTACCATAAGAACAATATAATAAGAGATCCACGTTAATCATATTCTTAGTCAATTAAACTTTACTCCTTCCGTTTCATATAAAGTGTCGTTGTAGCCAAAAAAATTTCGTTACAAATTAAATGTCGTCTTCGATTTTCAATGCAAAATTTATTAATTTTATTCAGACATTTATTTTTTTATTGGTTAAAATATGTTTAGGTGTATAGGTAATTGTGTTTCTATATAAAAAATATACAAAATTAATTGTTTCATTAATCTGTGTGCACAAATTCAAAACAACACTTAATATAAAACATATAGAGTAATAAATATTCTTTCCGTTCCCGAAAGTAAGATTTTATATAGTTTATTCTTATTCCACAAAAATATATTTTCTATATTTTTAAAGTATTTTTGTATATTTTTGAGAAACATTAGTTGTGAATATTTGAACTGATTAAATTCTATTGGTGAATATTTATTGGAAAATGTATTAAAAAAAATAAAATTAAATTGTAAACATTTATTATCCCTTATATACTAAAGCACAAGTCACTCTATCAATTAAAATTTGACATGTCATTCATTCACCAAATTTAAGCAAAATTAGTTAAAAAATGACAGTTTAAAAAAAGAAAAAAGCAACCGTATACGGTTTCTCGAAACCCACTACACTGACACTACCCATGATCTTCTTTATCAAGGTTCCTTTATTTTTCATACTCCTCTAAATATTCGATGAGCAAACAGCAGAGCAACTGAACAACTCCCGATTAAAAACAAAATATGAGAGCCATATGCTACTTCTTTAGGAGCAGAAGAAGAAGAGATCAAAACATAACATTTCCCTTTCAGTTTTGTGTCATATCACTGAAATGCGGGTTGCAATTGTGTATTATGTGGTTTGAGTTGGTCGGATCTTGGGAGTGGTTTTCGAGACCCATGATGTGGAGTACCATTGCTGGCTTCTCTAAGACTGGTACTGCTACCTTTCATGATCTATAGTTTAACAAGGTTTTCCTATTATATTCTCAGATTCTCTCTTCCGATCAATTTCGTTTGCTTGAACTCATAACCATAATGCTCAAGGTTTAACTTTAGGGAAGTGTTTATAACACCATGTAAATTTTGCAACTCTTAAATAAATCAGCTAGGTGACTGATTATGCTATGTTTGATGCTTTTTGATTAATTAATTTTTCTTTTCTCATTTTACTGTCTATGTGGAGTTTCTATTTGCACAGACACATGTTTTTCTTTGAACAGCTAAAGATTGAATTTCTTTAGTAGCAAAATACTAGGTATTTGTTATCTCCTGCAATACTTCTCTTTGTTTTGTTAGTGTGTTCTTCACTATAATGTGTGACTATCCATTTATACGTATACTTTTTTACCATGTTTTCAAAATAACATGTCAATAAAAATATTTGCTGTGTTTTCATGGCTTAGTTATGTCTGTTGTGAGCTTGTCATTTATGTCATATAGATTTTTTTTTTTTTTTTTGTAACTTAAGTCATATAGATTTAAAAGGTATAGTAGCATACATTAAGCGATAAAGATTACCACTCTCTGTGACATGATGTTTTATTGTTTTCATTAGATTTAGAATATTAGTTTTGTTTGTAAATGGAGATACTTAATGAATTACTAAATGCAGTAAGCCAAAGAAACATATAAACTGCAAGTCAAAGACTAGAAAAATTATTGAAAGCAAAAAATCTTTAAGAAGTTAAACAGGAAAGCTTCAAACTAATATTTATATCAAACAAGCTAATCAAGATTAATGTAAACATCTCTAAACAAATCTAACTTCATTTTATATAGTATGTTTGTGGTTAATAATGTTAAATGTGTTTATAATTATATATATACATGCATATAAATCAGAGTTAAATAATACATATAATTTTAGCTAAAATTTAATTATTATTATTTTTAGTTATTTGGTAAATCAGTCCTAATTAAATTAAATTTGCTTTTATTTGTGAACAAAAATATTCTCATGCATAGCATGGACACAATACTAGTATTCTTAATAAACGTGAAAACTTTAGAAAATCTTGCTTTTAAAAAAATGGAGTAGATTTTTCAGAATTAGTCAGGTATCGAATTGTATATTGCTTGGTGATGGATTGTGTAAGNTGAAAAGTAGGAAGAAGACTAGTGAAGTCAAAGCAAAAGCAAAAGCAAAATTAAAGTTATCTCTAGAAAGAGAGAGAGAGAGAGTCACGGCAGAATTGGTGTGGTTATAAAAGGATAAAAGCGAGAAAGAGGCGTCAATAATTCAGTTACAGTCTAAGGTTTAGAAGGAGTGAATGTATAGATTAGCTTAAAATTAATGAGAAGTAGGTAAGCAGTTAACTTCGTTAAACGAGTTGCTTTCACTTAATAAATGGTAAACCCTTTTGGGTTTTGGCTTCGGCTGTTGTGTTCATTTATTTCTCTGTTATATCCATTTCCTATGCTCACTTTACTTACTTTTATAATCAATCTCGCTAAAGGGGGTTACGTTTAAGTTCTGTCCACGTACTTCATTAAATTTTTGGTTTTCAAGATTCGTTCAATAAAGAAAACTTGAAGGAGATGATAGTGGAGATACAATAATAGTGTTTTGCTTTGCCGAAGGCAAGATTTTTTTCTTTATAAAAAACGAAGAGACAGTATAATTGATGCCCAGTTAGGGCGACTTGGTCATAATACTGGGAAGGCTAGAAAAGTTACTAGTATTGATGTAAATCAATATTATAATCGATGTTTTGAGTTCGAAATATACAATATGGATTTATTTTGTTGTCGCACGACTCACACCATATCGTCAAATGCTCGTACAAAAACTTAAGTTCCAAATTGTCTTGGTAATTTTATGTCAACTTAATTATTTAGTTTTTCTAAAAATTGTCGTGTTTATTTGGTAGATTGCTTTGATATAAATTTACTAAATATTTGGAGAATCTCTGCAACGAGCACAACGATGAAATTATATTGTATGGGCCTGATAATGGGCTATAGGAGAGTGAACTGTTAACTGGGGGGAAAAGATAGATGGCGCCAAGCGGCAGTGTGTGATTTTCGATTTCTATCACATGACTTTCTCTCGGATTGCTCGTGACTAGATCGCTTTCTCTCCCACACTGACCGGTTTTCCCGCTACCACCCGCAAACGCAGTTTTTGCGGTTGATAGCGATTGACAGCGTTTCGAAACAATCATACAAACCGTTACAAATCGTTTCAAACCGTTCTGAACCTTTTAAAATCAAAAGTTGGTCCCAGCTAGCATTTGCAGTTGCGGGAGGATAATTTTTTTTTTAAAAGCATATAAATACAAAAATAAATATATTCAATAAAAATTTAAAATTGAAATTATAAAAATACTAAAGTATATCTATTATATTTTAATTACTATTAAAAAAAATTAAAATAAAAATATTTTCTATAATTTTTAAAAATTTAAAACTATAACTTTCTAAATATAATTTTCATATTTATTATAATATTATGATTTTTGATATTTTATAATTAAATAAAATGTAAATATTGTTAATTTATTATTTAACCGCAAACGCATCAATTTCTAACCGCAGAACTAGTAGTACAAATCTCTTAAAACCGTTAGAAACTGCGACCACCCGTATCTGCAAACTCCCGCAGCCGTAACCGCAACCGCTGCGTTTGAACCAGTGAGAAGTAACAAAAAATTTATAGGTTCGAAAAATTTCGTTCAAAGAAATCTGTTTACTGATATATACATAGACTTAATTAACATCAAAAAGTATGTGAAACAAAATTATCTATCTAGTCTTCAAGAAATGTTATCTATCGGAGCACTATTTCAAAGATTACACGATAAGAAAGCCATACCGTTGGGTGGTGTCCTTAATTATCTATTTTTATAAATCTTGGGAGGCAAATGCATTTCATAAATCTCTTAATTCAAATTTTATTTATGGTGTCTTGTCTAAAGTACTGATAAATCTGTTTAAAATCTCTAATTTTCGTGTTTATCATTCCATCCAGAGTTCTGGATTCGTTTAGTACACGTTTGTAAGTTAGAACCACAAATTTCTTAGTTAAAAAAAAAAACAAAAGATCTAGTCACACCAAATGGTCGCTGTATACATATTCTTCAAATATATATAGTCCATATAACAAATGCATAGTTTCAGTTGCCACGGAAGAAAAAAAAGACAGTAAAAGAGAAATCTTATCCAATTGATAATAGTCTAATGGTTGGAATCTTTTCGATTACTATTCTTTAACATGATTTCAGTTTTTTCTTTCATTGTATTTGTGTTCATTCTTCAACACTTATAAATGTTTTCGAGAGGCAAGAAATTCACTTTTGCGAGCTTCAGAAAATTAATTACACGACGGGATGAGTCAGCTCTACTGGTTAGAGCCTTGGGGGCCAATTGTCATGCTTCCGGGTTCGACGCCAGTCGGAGGCGAACCGCTCATCCCTGTCACTAA
The DNA window shown above is from Brassica oleracea var. oleracea cultivar TO1000 chromosome C3, BOL, whole genome shotgun sequence and carries:
- the LOC106336049 gene encoding protein ASPARTIC PROTEASE IN GUARD CELL 1-like, translated to MALARFFSLLSVITLSLFLFASNASSRSLSTPHKTTVLNVASSLQQTQHILSIDPTRSSLTTTTRPEFESKSIPFFLNSSSPLTLQLHSRDTLLAPHHKDYKSLVLSRLERDSSRVAAIAAKVRFSVEGVNRSDLKPVYNDETMYNPEELTTPVVSGASQGSGEYFSRIGVGTPAKEMYMVLDTGSDVNWLQCKPCSDCYEQSDPVFDPAESSTYKPLSCAAPQCASLEVSTCRSNKCLYQVSYGDGSFTVGEYATDTVTFGDSGKVNDVALGCGHDNEGLFMGAAGLLGLGGGALSMTNQINATSFSYCLVDRDAGNSSSLDFNSVKIGDGDAMAPLLRNKKIDTFYYVGLSGFSVGGEKVEIPSSVFEVDAAGAGGVILDCGTAVTRLQTEAYNALRDAFVKLAKDFKNATSSISLFDTCYDFSSMSSVNVPTVAFHFTGGKSIDLPAKNYLIPIDDAGTFCFAFAPTSSELSIIGNVQQQGTRITYDLENNLIGLSANKC